The sequence ggggaaggaaggaaggaaggaaggaaggaaggggagaccAGACTCTGAAAGCGGGCATGCGCTCAGGGAAGAAGGTAAGTCAAGGCTCCAGGTATAGGAAaaagagcagggagggaaggctGGCCCCTGGCCCCGGCATCTAGAAGGGCAACACCTCTTCCACGGGGATGTTGAGGATGACGTCCATGTCTGGGGTGCACCTGGTAGGGAAGAGCAAAGAGGGTACGGGAGGTCAGGCAGGGGCACCAGAGTTGAAGAATGGGAGAGCACGGCCTCGGGGGCAGCCAGCTCTTCAGAACACTGGTACACAGCTGGGGAGCCCCATCCCAAAACACCAGTAACTGTGCAGCAGTGGGTTTAAGCAGCAGCTGCAAAAAAAAGATCCCATACTTGGGTCTCCGAAGCAGGACGTCTGCAAATACGATCtcttgtgtgtgcacgtgcagaTGTGCGcacacaccaaaaataaaaaaggaatgggtCTGGTATAATGAATGTTCCCCTCCAGAGGTCTGGGGTCAAGAGGGAGCAGGCTCTGAAACACGCGGCCTCTCACGCCCAGCACTCTCTTTGTGGTCAGAATGGCCGGCTTGGACACCTGGCTGTGTGTCACCTTGAGCTTCCGACTTCCCCCAGAGCCCCACTCCTTCGGTTGGCATGTATGTGACAAGCACTCACTATGTGCCCAAGCCCAGAGCGGCCTCATTTCCTCATTGCTCAAACTGGGGGGAATAATTCCAACCTCGATCTTTGGCAGGCGGACTAAGCTCCGTCACTGACAGGTGTCCTTTCCATACAAGGAGTGAGAACAGCCTCCATCACAGGGACCAGCACATTTAGGGGGCCAGAGGATTACATCCTGCCCCCAACCTCGTCCCAATTCTCTCATCCATTCTCGTGGCTTCCATACTCTCCTGACCCACACTGAGCTATTCAGGCACGAAATGTCAGGATGTCTGCAATGGACGGTATTTCAcgagaaaaagcaaaggaatgaaGATGAACCCAATATGACAAAAATAGAACAACTCCTAATCTACACGGGCAACTGAGTGTTCACCAGAACATTCTCTCTACTGTCTGCATATTTGAAATTTCCCAAAAtaatggcaaaaaagaaaaagtatctcTATACTGACAATGCCGAAATTTCCATCTGTAGCCGGTATCAGTCTTCTGAGTTCAATCGTCGACCTGAGGGCTCTGCATGAGGTGCCCTAGGTCCTGTGAACCATCACATGAGGCCTGCCCTCATGGGATCCCCAGGCTCCGCCTCAAAGGGCCTGACCCAAGAAAGGTGGGCGGAGAACTGGCTTTGGAAGGAAAGAAGTTCTTCCTCTGGGGCCTGGGAGTCTGCCAGGCGGAGAGGACATCCTTCTCTCCTCACAGAGTGTCTTCCAGGCCCATCTTCCCTGGAGCCAAACACCCTATTCAATTCCACCTTCCTAAACACCCTGGGAGCTTAGGGGTATACCCACTTGGAGGAAACATGGAATCTGAGAACCTGAGAGTCCACAAAGCTTATGTAACCCAGCTTCCTGCGTACGAATGGGACATGAAGGCCCAGAGACGGGAAAGGTCACTTCTGCCACGTGGTTAGCAGCAGAGCCAAGGAGACCCGGGTCGCCCTGCACCCTCTATCCGGGGGTCTGCCTTCTCCACCAGGCTGCCTTTCCTGAGGACAGAGAGCCTCTTCGAGGGCCCAGCATGGTGGGTTTAAGCAGCAGCTGCAAAAAAAAGATCCCATACTTGGGTCTCCGAAGCAGGACGTCTGCAAATACCATCTCTCGGGGCTCCTGGACCTGCACCTGGAGCTGCTCCACCTCGGCCTTCAGTATGGGTATTTCCTCCTCAAACTGGTTGATAAACTGAGGGGAGAAGCACGGCAGGGGAGAGTGAGGAGCCCAGCGTCCCCCAACAAAGGAAGAACGGGGCCACCCAAATAAGGAGGAAGGCCATCTAGGGAAATGGCACGGCTTGGCCACAGGGGCCTCCTGGACTCCGGAGGGCTGCTCGCAAGTAAGGGCCAATGTCTGATGGTCCTGAATGAGGTGTGGAGGTCATGGAGCATGGAGACAGGTGAcaaagcagggaggggcagtACCCAGTGATGAGAACGAATGGGGGCTGGCAGATACGGTGAAGGCCACTCATGCTGACAGCAGATGGAGGGTGATAATGAAAATGaatgtggggtgaggggcagtgaTGGTGAAGTTTATTAACACGGCTAATGAGTGATGGTCAGTGGCGAGAATTAAGTGGTGAAGTTAGGAGGGGGTTATGACAGTAAAATGATGGATGAGCACAGGATGCTTGGTGATGTTGCTAGTGGGTCATCGCCGGTGATGCTGGTTAGTGAGGCAAGGCCTGGGCCTGCACTAACCTCCTTGTCAGAGGAATGACAAGGGACAATATGGCGCTAGCTGGGCGAGAGGCTGACACCGGAGCCAGAGGCCTCCTGAGCACCAGATCAGGACAAGCCTGACTCGCACAGGTCCTGGGGCTCACCCACCCTTCTGCTCCCTCACAGAGGGGCCGTCCCCTTCCGTGCCCACTCACTTCTCGGAACTTGTCCACGTACTTCAGCATGTCCTGGTTGTCCCGGGTCTTCTGCAGAAGAGCTTCCTGATGGGGCTGCTGGCTTTTCTGCGGAGGGAGAGGAGGTCTGGCCCCCAGGTGCCTCTTCTGGGGAGGCAGGGCCTGGTAGATtccagttggggtgggggggtgagtgTAGGGATCCTGGAGGCAAAGGACGGGAAAGgaagcagggctggggcaggaccTGGACACCCACCGCCACGTCTGGCCACTCACCACCACCAGAGCTTGCAgaagctttttcttcttcttctgaatcTGATTAGACAAAGACTGCAGGACCATTCTGCGCATCTCACCAAGGTCATCCAGCTCATCCTAGGGGCCAGCGGGAAGGTGTGGGCCACGGCCCTGCTTCCAGTGTGGTCCGGCAGGGCGGGGCCAGGGGCTTCCCTACCTGCTGGTTGTCCTTTATCTGCTGCACTTGACGCACAAGGCTGGCGATCTGGACCAACTTGACAGGATACTCATGGTCCATGTATGTGCTCAGGAAGCTCACTTCCTTGTAGGTCTTCTCAATCTTGGCATTCAGCTGCTCAACCTGCTGTGCCAGGGCtgcagagggcaggagggacaggaggCAGTCTCTCAGGGACCCCTCCCAGGAGATCCAGGAGGCAAAGCTCTCCTTGGCCAATGGACTGGGATCTGGTGGAAGCAAGCTCCCACAAGGCTAAGTCCCTAGAGTCTTTTACCCCCTAAGGAGAAGAGGCAACACTGGGTAGGAAAGAGAACTaaaccagggcttgatccctagATGAGTCCTAGTTCTGCCGCTGACTTACTCTGTGGCACTCACCAAGACTGTCCCTCCTTAGACCTCCGTCTCCTCCTGCATAAGCTCCCCCCACAACGAGCCCAGGGAGATGGGGTGACACTGACTCCCGTGAAATGACCATTAAGACCatgtctgggggtgcctgggtggctcagtgggttaaagcctctgcagtcagctcaggtcatgatcccagggtcctaggactgagccctgcatcgggctctctgctcagcggggaacctgcttcccttcctttctctctgcctgcctctctgcctacttgtgatctgtcaaataaataaataaaatctttaaaaaaaaaaaaagatcatgtctGTACTGATGCCCTCCATGGGTGGTGGCCCCAGGGTCTGAGGTTGGCTGACACACCACCCTCGCCAGAGGGCTCCCAGTCTGCtccagaaagaaagcagaagctcAAGCTCAAGGTCAGTGCTATGGAAGCCAGAAGACCTGGGACCTGGCTGTGCCACTGACTCCCAGAGAGATGGCAGGAAGCAGAGGCAGGCTGGGGCTGAATCCTGGCTCACAGCTGCTATGATCTACGGCACGCTACTGTACTTCTTTTAgcttcagctttctcatctgtaaaatgggcgaACAGTCCCTGCCTCACTGGTAGTTGCCATGACTGAGAGTGTGCCCGTACATCTGAACACTCGGGGGGCCTGAAGTGCTCAGGGCTCACTGCTCCAGAAGTAAGCTGTTAGCTCTGCATCTTAGCAATTCCATGTGCCGGGGGGGGATGCTGGGCCTACTGTCTTGCAAAAGGTAGGtgcgagggtgcctgggtggctcagtgggttaaagcctctgccttcggctcaggtcatgatcccagggttctgggatcgaggcctgcatcgggctctctgctcagcagggagcctgcttcctcctctttctctgcctgcctctctgcctacttgtgatctctgtctgtcaaataaataaataaataaaaatcttttaaaaaaaaaaaaaaaggtaggtacGAGATGAAGGCCCTGCTGACCTCCCCAAAGCCAGGGAGAGGATCAAGGAATTCACACCAGGGATACTTACACTTCATCTTggactcctccttctcctcccactccttaAGTTCACACTTGAGTTTCTGCAGCTTCTTCTTGTTCGAGTACTCCAAGATGTCCACGACAGTCTGTGGGAGTGGCGGGGTCAGCTCGCCCCACCACCTCTTCTGGCACTACCAAAGCCTGGTCCCCCCTCAGGGGACTCGGCATTTCCTCCAGGGAGTCCCCAGATCCAAAACCAGTCCCAGACCCAGCAACCTGACCAGAGGCCAGCCCAGCCGCTCCAAACTGGGACCTCTCCTACCATCCACCCCAGCTGGGGGCTCTACCACACACCCAGGCACTGGCCCAAACCCGTGCAGTGGTCCCCACTCCGTCCTCCTTCAAAATGTCACCAAGTGCAATGGATTTAACCCCCAACAGCTCTCACAACCATGTCCTTCTCTCCACCCTCACTGCCACTGTCTTATTCAAGTTCTCTTCATCTCCTGCCTCAAATAGTACCACAGCTACCCCTAACTGGTCCTCCTCTGATCTTTGCTCCATGCCGCAGTCAGGatgatctttctttaaaaattaaaaaaaaaaaaatttttaaagctgaCCTCATCCCTCTCCTATTTAAAACCCTCCAGGGGCTCCCCTCTGCCCTGTAAATACGGTCTGAACTCCTAACCTTGGCTGACAAGGCCCTGACTGCGCTGGCCTAGGCCAACATATGGCCCCTTGAGTTGGCCACGCCCCCTCTCTCCACAGGCCTTCGGCACCCagttcctctgcctggaacactttCCTGCTCTCTACCAGGTAACACCTACTTCTGCCCGTTTCAACATAAGCATCACCTtcttcaggaagccttcctgacCTCCCATGTCTGGGTGAGAGGCCCCTCTCAGCTCCCCAGAACCCCTGTCCCCACGACAGTACACAAATGGCTTTCTAACTGCCTGGACCCCACTAGAATGACAGCTTGATGTAGACAACGTGTCCCACTGATCCCTGTTTCCCAAGAGCCCACAGGGAGCACTCAGGATGAACAAATATACTAATGGATCAATGCCAGAAGATCAACAATGATTTTATCTAAATTTGGAGAATATTCTGAGTTCCCTTGGGCTGAATGACTCTGCAGTCCTTGGCCTGTGTGGTAGACTGAACTGTGTACCCCCCCCCAgactcatatgttgaagccctaatccccaatgGTGCTGTGTGTGTAGACAGGGCCTTTAAGGAGGtaaaaggttaaatgaggtctAAAGGGTGCAGAATCCCATAAGAGCAGTGTACttataaaaaaaaggaagagactcCAGAGCCTTTCCATGTGAGCACAGAGAAAAGGCCACGTGAGGACCCAAAGAGAAGGCAGCTATCTGTATCCCCAACGACAGAGGCTTCCTCACTGGACACTGATCTCGGACTTGCCAGcgccttgatcttgaacttccagcatccagaactatgagaaatttCTCTGTGTAAGTCACCTGGTCTGTGTAAGCCACCTGAGCAGACTAAGTCCCGAACACCGAGTTTTCTCTTCATCTCCCAGGCTCCGGTGAGCTCAGACCCTCTTCTCCCTGGGCATACCGCAGCCAGAGGGCATTACTGCTCTATGAGACCATTTCCTCCGCCTCTCCTCCAGCCCGAGCTCCTGGGTCCCCTGTGAACTCCGCGCTCTCCTCCAGCAGCTTTCCCAAGCCTCtcccagaggaggcagaggatGCCATCCAGGTTCTTGAAAAAGTGGCTCCCCCCGCCCAGACCATAAGCACCACCAGTGGCTGAGGGTGACAATCACAGCTTGCAGGAAGGAAGCCAGATCCTGGCGCCAGATGTGCTGTGTTCAAGTCAAGTGCCGACCCTTGCTAGATGAGTGAGCTTGAAGGTGACCTTGAGTGACACCCGGCccctctgtttccattttttcctatgtaaaataaagataataatgccCACCCCACGGGGTTGTGGTAAGGGATCATATGGATATGTACAACCCTGTGTGAGTAGGAATGGGAGTGGTCGGCATAGCTACACCTGTTGTGTGCCAAGTGCAACACCCCCTTTAGGTGCTTTGTGCTCTATTTTACAGAGCTCAGAGGTTAACTCGAATTCTCCCAGCTAATAAATGCTGGCTTTGGAGTGAGAACCCCCATCTTGGTCTGGTTCCAAAGCCCAGCTAGGTGGGGCGAAGAGTGGGAGAGATTTATCTTTCCGAGGAAGGAAGCAGCTTGTGCAACGGGCCTGCAGAGGCCAGGAGAGGGCGCCCGAAGGCTCAAGGGGGCGGTGCCGCGGGCAGGACCGAGGTGCAGGGGGCGGAGGCCAAGGCTGGGGAAGGTGCGGGTGGGACCTCACCTGGAGAATGTCCTGCTCCTGCAGCATCGTGCGCACTTTCAGGGCCGAGCTGTCTTCCATGTCCTGGATGTCCTTGATCAGCTCCAGGTTGTGCTTGGTGAGAAAGACCTCATGGCTGGAGAGCTCCTGCAGCGTGGTTCGCCTGTTCCTGAGCAACGCCTGCGGGCGGAGGGGAGGGCAAGGATGGGAGGCGGTGCTGCGCGCCGCGGCCAGAGCCTCCCGGAGCCTAGGGACCATTTCCCTCCCGCCGCACGCACGCCCCCTTGTGGTCTCGACTGGTAAATGCGGCCCCATTGTCTGCGGGACAGAGTCCGCCCCACGCCCCCccctttcatccattctgaaacGCCCATTTTCCCTGATTTTTACACCTCAGAGGTGGACGCCTCTTACAACGGGTGGCATGTCACGATCTGACAAAATTTGTTCGTTGGAAATAAGATAAAGCTGCACCTTATTACCAATGGCTTCTTAGAATCAATAAAAAATAGTAGTAACAgtagtaataaaaatagaaaacacctCAGGTAGGTAAGAAAGGGACGGAAGTGATGGGCCAGGTCTGGAAAAAGCGGGGAAGCCAAGTGGATGATAGTCGCTACCGATGTTCATCAGAGACGGCTGAGCTAAATGAGTACTCGCTCTCTCATTGCCCACATTTCCCCGCAGAAACAAGGAGGCGCTGAAAGCTTAAGGGGTTTGCTAAGATCACCTCCAGCAGGTACACAAAAGCTACAATAATAACAACTATGTGTTGGGTACTGGGCTTCACTGGGCACTCAGAAGGTGATATTGGTTCATTCAAAGGCCCTGTCTACTGACTCTTATTTTATTGATAAATGGAGGCTCAGATacgttaagtgacttgcctaaagtcacacagccagaagGTTATGGCACCGGAACTGGTAAGCCAGACTCTTGACTCCCGATGTCTGGCTCTCCACCACACCAAGAGAAGGAAGTGAGCGGCCTCAAAGCGCAAGGCATGGTTGAGCCTCAGTTCAAATaccagttctgccacttactcCCTCAGGGAACATGGGCAAACGAGTTAACCACCCCCCAGAACCCTGCTAtcctcattctatttttttttaaagggtgtatttatagagagagagcacacacaagtagggagagcaacaggcagagagagaagcaggctcccggctgagcaaggggCTTGagcaggactcatcccaggaccctgaaatcatgagctgagctgaaggcaggtgcttaacccactgagccacccaggcgtccctgctgtACTCATTCTAAAGGTTAGGAAACGAGCACTGCTGGGAAAAACAAATGAGATATGTTCATAGTCAACACTCGGAGTGGCTGCGCCTGGCACCCTCAGGGTGCGCGCAGGAAGTGGAGCTGATAACCGTTCCCACGGGCTCTAGGCCTCCAGGTCTGCTGCGCCTTTGCACTCTCTGTCTTATTCCTATTCTTCCTTGTTTCTCTGTCCTTCACGAGAAGCTACCCTTTCCTGGCCCCCAATACCCGCATTCCTCATACAATAACGAGTAACCCTACAAACATACAGACTGTTTATTATGTATGGGCCtgacactctgctcagcaggtcaCACGCACGACCTCACTTGGCACCAATCTAGGCCCCGTTTCACAGAAGCCCACCCAGCAGACATCGCGGGGGCTGGCATCAGGAATGTgtatccttggggcgcctgggtggctcagtcattaagcatctgccttcagttcaggtcatgaccctggggtcctgggatggagcgccccatcaggctccctgctccattggaatcctgcttctccctctcccactaccccctgcttatgttccctctctcactgtgtctgtcaaataaataaataaaatctttaaaaaaaaaaaaaagaagaagaaaagaaaagaaatgtgtatcCTTAGCACAGACCCCATTCCCAGGGGATTTGGAGAAGCTACATAATTAATGACCTCTGCTCTAGAAATGGATCATCCCTGAGCACAAGATTTAGTGCAGAAACCCTACTTTGTTTCCTTCCTGACCCTTAACCCCAGTTGGGattatatgtttttcttattaccttattttcttttttttcttattttgtaactgTCTCTCCCACTCAAAAGGCACAGCCAGGAGGGCGGGGgcggtggggtggtggggggcggggaactGGCTGTTTCATCACAGTTGTAGGACACAGCACATAGGATGGTGCCTGGAGCTCCATAAGTATGGGCTGAATAAACTGATGACTATAAACTattctttgggtttttaaaattcatttattatacGTCTCCCCATTATAGTGTAAGCTCCATAAGCACACAGATTCTGAGTGCCATGTTCACAGCTGTGTCCCCAATACCTGGCCAGTGCCCGGCACATAGGAGGCACTCTCTCAAGAATTGTAGATTGAACAAATTAACTGTCTGGAGATTGAGGGGCAGAGTCAGGATCCTGTTCCATTTCTGAGAGCAAATCAACAGAGTAATTTCTGCTCCCTTCTTGTTTCCCCCTTGTCTTCTCCACGGTCCATTTTCcacacagcagcagcaacagcccaAGGACTCCTGTGAAAACCTAGGTCATATCATGTCTCTACTCTACTCAGAATCCTCCAGGGTCTTCCTGTCTTGCTCAGCATAGAAACACAAAGCCTAATCATGGACTACAGAGTTGCAAATAAGCCATCACCCATACCCTCACACCCACCAGGTTTCCTTCATCACCTGCTCTAGCCACATcaacctcaggacctttgcacttgcggTTCCTATGTCTGGAACATTCCTTCCTCAGATGTCACCATTTAAGCAGCCTCTCTGACCACTCTGTCTCATATGGTCACGGCCACTCTTCCTGACCTTACCTTTATACTTCATTGCTCTGCATTGCTTTACATTCTTCATTTCGTGGCATATGTTATATACTTATTTgtcttgtttattgtctgtctctcaAAGTCGAATGTGAGCTCTCTAAGGTCAGAGGCCATATCACTGGTGAATCTCTGCACTTAGATACTATGtgccagagcctggcacatagtagacattcaataaatcaattaaatgaatgaataatcacAAGAGACAACATTAGGAACTGATTGGGAGCCCAGGCTTCAGAGTCAAATTGTCCAAGTTCTAAAGTCAGGATAAAAATAACACCAGAGATAGGAATTCCTCCTTTAAGAACGCTGGGCTGCCTCTGAACCATTCTGCAAAATTAAAGgttaaagggaagaaaaggttTCAAAGCAAATATATTCTTCCCTATTTCTTTATATAGTAGTCATTGTTCACTGAGCTCTTAAAAACCTTCTTGAAGAAAGTACGAATTCTTTGCCAGTATTTTGTAGCATTTATAGTATTTAGTATTCTACTTTCTGCTAAGGACACAAAAGACTCCTCCTCTTTTAGTCATttcaaatactttaaaacattGTTCAGAAGCCATAAAAAAGCAATAGATGGTGAGAACACTAATTATCTAAAGCTGTATCAGATGATGGGAAAAATGTAATAGTGAGCTTCTGAGCTGTGCCTTGAGCTGCGCTGTATTCCATGAGAAGTTAATTTACTGGAAATTTTTAAACGAGCAAGCCACCAGACTGTGTTCCTAATGCAGCGAAACAGAAGAGTGATTCTGATCATCTTCCTAGTCTTCAACACAAAGGCAAACACCTTGCTTAACCAGCTTTGATCCCTGGTACTGCCATTTTTCTAACCACACGACCTGGTATAAGTCCGTGATCTCCCTgcacctcagtttcccatctgtaaaacgaGGGTGACGATAAGCATGCCCATGGCACTGCTGGAAAGGAAATGAGTCAAGTGCAGCACCGCAAAATGGTCTGTGCGTGTTTGCAATCACCACCCCCCTTACCCTCTGTCCCTATCACGGGCTCCAATGCCTATGGGGAGGCTGCTCATACCCTCAATAGCcggattttcttctgtgtcttcccGGAGTCCAACCTCCCACTGTACTTTTCTTGTGGATTCCTCAGCTGGCTTGTCATAGACGTGGTGGGCTTGGAATGCAACCCTAGGGcatgggaaagagaagagagggagtgagggtaCAGGCAGGCCTGGGGGCGGGTCCCAGGGAAGGCACCATCTAAGAGATGGCCCTGGGCACCAGCCCCGCCCACTCTTGACCTTCTGACCTTCTGATATGTGACAATGAGGCAGAGCATGGGACTCACAACTGTCAATCAGCTCCCAGGCCCCACTCTGCACAGGGGACTTCCACATGACTATGGGTATGgacagaggggaggaaaggggaagcaACAAAAGCTGGCCAGGTGCCCACAGTCTCTCCCACCAACCTTGCAGGTAGCAAGGTCAGATGCAGCAGGGGTTAAGGGCAAGAACTAATGAGCCAGACAGCCTGGGTTCCAATGCAAGCTCCACTTTCTACTGGCCATGTGAGCTTGGGTTGGTAGCCTGACCTATCTGTACCTCAGTGTTTCCCACCTATAAAACAGGAGTCATCATCACACCTGTCTCATAGGGCTGTCCCGAAGATTAAATAAGACGTCACTATACCTTCAAGTGTTCGGAGCAGTGCCCAACACAGACTCAGTGAGGAATATGCATTCCTAGCTGTCCCTGTCATTACTGATGACCTGAGGCTTGGCATCAGGACCATAGCCCCTCACAAAGGTACAAGAGCTGTGCAAAATTCCCACCTGACTGAAACACCTATAAAACCTGTGGTCCCGCTAGATAAAGACTGTATAGAAATAGTTCCAATCAGCATAAGGCATTGGGGGGCATGTTCTCAGAACCCCCAATTCCTCTCAGGCATCAGCTGAGACAAATTACCCAAATCATCTTGAATGCTAAGGCCACATTCTTGATGCCCACCAAAATCCCCCCCTCCAAGGGCAACACAGTACTTCTCAGAAAATATGATTTCTCTAATGAATTAATACAGCAAACCCTGGAAATTTTTACTATTAACTATTGAAGGGatgaagcaaattaaaataatcttgTGTTACAGTTGTGAACTATCTGTATATGTCGAGTATTTAATTGCATTGTTTAAAAGATGGAATGATTAATAAAATAATCTTGTGGTTCTAATTTAAATGAGATTTTGATTTAGATTTGTTTTAAGgtttaagacatttttattaaatgtgtatAGGTTACCAAAAGTTTTAAGAGGACATAGATTACCCATGTCTTgatgtttatttattagattACGAGAATTATCAAACGCTCAATGGTCCTTGTGAGTCAGACAAGTGAActacttgaaaatgaaaaatgaatatattaaattttaaaatgtggcttaAAAGGATTGTGGGAACCTAACTAATGAAGTTCCAAAATTCCCCTTAGAAGTGttcataaaaattataagattAGTAAGTTGAACTTGAATACTTAGGGAGATTTGTAGCTTTAATAATGactatttattttcattagtgGTAGTAACCctgatttatcttctttttaattaaacttaGTATTTTGGGATAAGTTCAAGTACAtgcagttttaagaaataatacagagtaatacaaaaaaaagaaataatacagagttgaatcactgaattctattcctgaaaaaaTCATTATTGCACTGTacgttaactagaatttaaactaaaaaaaaattttttaaagaaagactacAGAGAAATCCTGTGTCTTTAACCCAGTCTCTGAATGGTAGCATTTTGCAAAACTAACTACAATATCAGAACCATGATATTGACATCAAGACAgacaagatacagaacatttccattatcccAAGCGTCCCTCATGCTGCCATTTATAGCTAtactttcttccctcccctgacCATGCTCTGCCCACCTTTGTCTCGAAcccctggcaatcactaatctgCTCTCCATTTCTGGAATTTTGTCATTCCTGGAATGCTGTATACATGAAATCATAGAGTATATAACTTCCAAGATTGGTTTTTCTCG comes from Neovison vison isolate M4711 chromosome 8, ASM_NN_V1, whole genome shotgun sequence and encodes:
- the C8H20orf96 gene encoding uncharacterized protein C20orf96 homolog isoform X3, coding for MARVFPKPSHCGIRSTIYNFQNLDYVPWQRSKQKSKSPTLPPILQTRGHQKSKTKTLTSVLPGLHSKPTTSMTSQLRNPQEKYSGRLDSGKTQKKIRLLRALLRNRRTTLQELSSHEVFLTKHNLELIKDIQDMEDSSALKVRTMLQEQDILQTVVDILEYSNKKKLQKLKCELKEWEEKEESKMKSLAQQVEQLNAKIEKTYKEVSFLSTYMDHEYPVKLVQIASLVRQVQQIKDNQQDELDDLGEMRRMVLQSLSNQIQKKKKKLLQALVVKSQQPHQEALLQKTRDNQDMLNLSTSLRRKYPY
- the C8H20orf96 gene encoding uncharacterized protein C20orf96 homolog isoform X2, producing MARVFPKPSHCGIRSTIYNFQNLDYVPWQRSKQKSKSPTLPPILQTRGHQKSKTKTLTSVLPGLHSKPTTSMTSQLRNPQEKYSGRLDSGKTQKKIRLLRALLRNRRTTLQELSSHEVFLTKHNLELIKDIQDMEDSSALKVRTMLQEQDILQTVVDILEYSNKKKLQKLKCELKEWEEKEESKMKSLAQQVEQLNAKIEKTYKEVSFLSTYMDHEYPVKLVQIASLVRQVQQIKDNQQDELDDLGEMRRMVLQSLSNQIQKKKKKLLQALVVKSQQPHQEALLQKTRDNQDMLKCTPDMDVILNIPVEEVLPF
- the C8H20orf96 gene encoding uncharacterized protein C20orf96 homolog isoform X1, whose product is MARVFPKPSHCGIRSTIYNFQNLDYVPWQRSKQKSKSPTLPPILQTRGHQKSKTKTLTSVLPGLHSKPTTSMTSQLRNPQEKYSGRLDSGKTQKKIRLLRALLRNRRTTLQELSSHEVFLTKHNLELIKDIQDMEDSSALKVRTMLQEQDILQTVVDILEYSNKKKLQKLKCELKEWEEKEESKMKSLAQQVEQLNAKIEKTYKEVSFLSTYMDHEYPVKLVQIASLVRQVQQIKDNQQDELDDLGEMRRMVLQSLSNQIQKKKKKLLQALVVKSQQPHQEALLQKTRDNQDMLKYVDKFREFINQFEEEIPILKAEVEQLQVQVQEPREMVFADVLLRRPKCTPDMDVILNIPVEEVLPF